The region CCAAGACCGTCGAACATTTGCCCGACTCCCCCTGTTATGTGCTGGGCATCAAACTCAAGTGGCGGCCCTGGAAGCGCTCCTCCCAGGATATCACCCTTGAGGAGGTCTTCGACATGGATATGGGCCTGGAGCATGAGTTCATGATTACGGACCTCGGCTTCAGCTCCCCTCGCTGGGTTCGCAAGATGGTTAAAAAGGTGCCCGACGCGCGCATCCTCTAAGCTCGCCAGCCCCTCACACACCTGTTTCGAAGGAGCCCACCATGCTCGACATCGTCATCGACGCCCGCTCCGCGGCCCTCTCCCCCGGGTTTGAGGTCGCCCGCATTCTGCCCTACCGCCGCCGGCGCATGGTCGGCCCCTTCGTCTTTTTGGATCACGCCGGGCCGGTCGCCTTAAAGCCCCGCGTCTCCCGGGAGATGGACGTCTTGCCCCACCCGCATATCGGCCTCTCCACGATCACCTACATCTTCCACGGCAAGTGGATGCACCGCGACAGCGTGGGCTACGAGCAGGTCATCAAGCCCGGCGACGTCAACTGGATGACCGCCGGCAGCGGCGTCAGCCACTCGGAGCGTTTTGAAGAAGAGTTCCGCCGCACCGGCGGCGACCTGGAGCTTTTGCAAGCCTGGGTGGCGCTGCCCACCGCGGTCGAGGAGAGCGAGCCGAGCTTTCACCACTTCGCTCGCCAGCACCTGCCCCATCAGGAGAGCGCGGGGATCTGGATGCGCATGATCGCCGGCGAAGCCTTTGGCCTGACCAGCCCGGTCAACACCCATTCGCCCCTCTTTTATGTGCACGTCGAACTTCAGCCCGGCGCCCGGCTCCAGCTCCCGGACACCTACAGCGAGCGCGCCGCCTACATCGCCCGGGGCCAGGTCACGCTCCAGCACCAGCGCTACCAGAAGGGACAGCTCCTGGTGTTTGAACCCGGCAAAAACCCGGTGCTCACCGCCGAGACCCCGGCCACCGTGATGCTTCTGGGCGGCGAACCCCTGGGCAAACGCCACATCTGGTGGAACTTCGTCTCCTCGAGCAAGGAGCGCATCGAGCAGGCCAAAGCCGACTGGGCGGCCGGTCGCATCCGCCTCCCGGTGCACGATGATGAGGAGTTCATCCCCCTGCCCGGCTCCCCCAAAAAAGACCCCGAACCCCTCTCCTGAACGCGCCCGCGCCGCGCTCTCCCCCTTCAGGCCCGACCCCCTCCGGGGGGGCGGACCTCCCGACACGCGCCCCCCCGCATCTTGAGTCCCCGCGCGCTTCAACGCCTCGATTTCATTTTAAAACACCCCCGTCGCGCGCTCCGACTCGCCACTTTCATTTTAAAACACCCCCGTCGCGCGCTCCGACTCACCACTTTCATTTTCCCCCCCCCGTCGCGCGCTCCGACTCGCCACTTTCATTTTAACCCCCCCCGTCACGCGCTTCGACTCGCCACTTCCAACCGCAAACACCCCCGTCACTCGCTTCGACGCCTGGCGTTCGCCATCTTGACCCCGGGGAGCACAGGTCGAGGCTTTGTTGAGCCTGTGCGCGGAGGGCGAGGGACGTCATTTTTTTCGACGTCCGCCCCCGGGAAGGGGCCGCCGGCCATGCTCTCCGAGCCCGGGTGTGTTAGATCTCACAGAAACCCGATTCATCCTGGTGTCGACCGACAACGCCTGGCGAGGTGCCGGGCACCACCCCGCGGCAGGAGCCGATCCCGGTTCGTGTCGGGAAAACGAGGGATCCATGACGCTTCGACCTCCCCACGAGATGAGTGCTCACCCCGATGCCGGGCTCTCGGCGCGCTGGCGTCAGGAGATTCCGGCGCTCCACCACGACGAGCGCCCCGACGCCCCCCGCGCCTGGGTCTATCTGGACAGCGCGGCGACCACCCTGACCCCGCAGCCGGTGATCGACGCGCTGGCCGAGTTTTACGCCACCGAGACCGGGAGCGCCGGCCGCGGCGGCCATCAGCGCGCGCGGCGCTCCACCGAGCGTTTTGAAAGCGCCCGCGCCACCGCCGCCACCTTTCTGGGCGCGGCTGACCCGGCCGAGATCGTCTTCACCCGGGGCGCCACCCACGGCCTGAACCTGGTGGCCGGCGGCATCAAGTCGGCCCTGAAGCCGGGCGACACCATCGTGATCTCGGCGATGGAGCATCACGC is a window of Lujinxingia litoralis DNA encoding:
- a CDS encoding pirin family protein, encoding MLDIVIDARSAALSPGFEVARILPYRRRRMVGPFVFLDHAGPVALKPRVSREMDVLPHPHIGLSTITYIFHGKWMHRDSVGYEQVIKPGDVNWMTAGSGVSHSERFEEEFRRTGGDLELLQAWVALPTAVEESEPSFHHFARQHLPHQESAGIWMRMIAGEAFGLTSPVNTHSPLFYVHVELQPGARLQLPDTYSERAAYIARGQVTLQHQRYQKGQLLVFEPGKNPVLTAETPATVMLLGGEPLGKRHIWWNFVSSSKERIEQAKADWAAGRIRLPVHDDEEFIPLPGSPKKDPEPLS